A window of the Gemmatimonadota bacterium genome harbors these coding sequences:
- a CDS encoding nuclear transport factor 2 family protein has product MDARQTVHAYFDALTAGDARRLIGLMSRAPYYVKIGTDEDEYIQGGENMPEYYRHHVDSTEDFAITCDYLDVQEREAVAWFFTRQTWKLKWQGKREQLAMRLTGVLEKEDDQWKFVQIHASLGVPESGDIHDG; this is encoded by the coding sequence ATGGACGCACGTCAAACTGTACACGCCTATTTTGACGCGCTTACTGCGGGAGACGCCCGGCGGTTGATCGGCCTTATGTCCCGCGCGCCCTATTATGTCAAAATAGGTACAGATGAAGACGAATATATCCAGGGTGGTGAAAATATGCCCGAGTACTATCGTCACCATGTGGATAGTACTGAGGATTTCGCCATTACATGCGATTATCTCGATGTTCAAGAGCGCGAGGCAGTTGCATGGTTTTTTACGCGTCAGACCTGGAAGCTCAAATGGCAGGGCAAACGCGAACAATTGGCTATGCGTTTGACGGGTGTTCTCGAAAAAGAAGATGATCAGTGGAAATTTGTCCAGATCCACGCCTCACTCGGCGTACCTGAATCAGGAGATATACACGATGGATGA
- a CDS encoding sulfatase-like hydrolase/transferase — MSRPNIVFVFADDWGWGDLSCYGHPHARTPNLDRLAAQGTLFSQFYVCSGVCSPSRAAVMTGRFPAHWGIHGHFAQHEQNAARGMPNFLDPDAVTVTGLLQQSGYAVGHFGKWHLGSGAGAPAPYDYGIDESKINVGNGPLLNFTDLQTGEGRSRSTEVIIDETIGFIERNKDEPFFVQAWLNDTHAILDPTEEQMEPYKQFTANGLEDKHKGALRIYYSVVTNADRHIGRLMDKLDELNLSDNTIVIFSADNGPEDIHIRNATHSGVGSSGPFRGRKRSLYEGGVRTPFIIRWPNGVSAGRIDNDTPLCAVDLLPTFCNLAGVDIDGLVLNGEDMTDALRGRSVIRKKPLMWEWRFNIAGHCLHKSPMLSVREGDWKLLLNPDRSRVELFNIPRDPMELNNRAEYMPERVAEMADRVLAWQDTLPEGPIDDSAGSNAYPWPGTF, encoded by the coding sequence ATGAGCCGACCCAATATTGTTTTTGTATTCGCCGATGACTGGGGCTGGGGCGATTTGAGTTGTTATGGACATCCCCATGCCAGGACGCCAAATCTGGACCGCCTCGCCGCACAGGGTACTCTTTTTTCTCAGTTCTATGTTTGCTCTGGGGTTTGTTCCCCAAGCCGCGCGGCTGTTATGACCGGGCGTTTTCCGGCGCATTGGGGCATACACGGGCATTTTGCACAGCACGAACAAAACGCGGCGCGGGGTATGCCCAATTTTCTCGATCCCGATGCAGTGACGGTTACTGGTCTGTTGCAACAAAGTGGGTACGCCGTGGGGCACTTTGGCAAGTGGCATCTCGGTAGCGGTGCGGGCGCGCCCGCGCCTTATGATTACGGTATTGACGAGAGTAAAATTAATGTGGGCAATGGCCCGTTGCTCAATTTTACCGATTTGCAGACTGGCGAGGGCCGCAGTCGCTCTACAGAGGTGATTATTGATGAAACGATTGGTTTTATTGAGCGGAATAAAGACGAGCCTTTTTTTGTTCAGGCATGGCTCAACGATACCCACGCGATTCTCGATCCGACAGAAGAACAGATGGAGCCTTACAAGCAATTCACGGCGAATGGTCTGGAAGACAAACACAAGGGCGCGTTGCGGATTTACTATTCGGTTGTCACCAATGCAGACCGCCACATTGGCCGGCTGATGGATAAACTCGACGAATTGAATTTGAGCGATAATACCATCGTGATCTTTTCTGCGGACAATGGTCCCGAAGATATCCATATTCGCAATGCCACGCACAGCGGTGTCGGTTCTTCCGGTCCTTTTCGCGGTCGCAAGCGCAGTCTCTACGAAGGTGGTGTGCGTACGCCTTTTATTATTCGCTGGCCCAATGGCGTTTCTGCCGGGCGGATTGACAACGATACACCGCTTTGCGCGGTCGATCTTTTGCCCACTTTTTGCAATCTGGCTGGCGTTGATATCGATGGGCTGGTGCTCAATGGGGAAGATATGACCGATGCGCTGCGCGGTCGCAGCGTTATAAGAAAAAAACCGCTTATGTGGGAATGGCGGTTCAATATTGCCGGGCATTGTTTGCACAAAAGCCCCATGCTTTCTGTCCGCGAAGGCGATTGGAAATTGCTTTTGAATCCCGACCGCAGCCGCGTCGAACTTTTCAATATTCCGCGAGATCCGATGGAACTCAACAATCGCGCAGAATATATGCCAGAGCGCGTCGCGGAAATGGCTGATCGGGTGCTCGCCTGGCAAGATACCCTGCCCGAAGGTCCGATTGATGACAGTGCGGGGTCGAATGCGTATCCCTGGCCCGGCACGTTTTAG
- a CDS encoding EamA family transporter — MHWLFFSIILDFGFVQLFKLGQRRGCYAPVVVATNYLVLALAIAIYLFVIDAWTFPRLALYTGLGTGTVFISSMLLMNHALTLAPIGSVVTAFRMSIVMPIVLGIYLWGESMAPTQFVGLLLALSALALMTSHPGRTAQVRGIKAFGLLIAVCFCQGISHTCLRSVHYNGLDPVYLHVLMFIGATAGLMGGVVIALKKHRPQGPAIKLGIFIGLYNVLALCVIMTALSKLPGTLFFPTLGCSVVVLDNLFAHFYWKERLARPAIAGVGIAVLAVLLVL; from the coding sequence ATGCACTGGCTCTTTTTTTCTATTATCCTCGACTTCGGTTTTGTCCAGCTATTCAAGCTGGGACAAAGACGCGGCTGTTACGCGCCAGTGGTTGTCGCCACCAACTACCTCGTCCTGGCTCTCGCAATTGCCATTTATCTTTTTGTTATTGATGCGTGGACGTTTCCCCGTCTTGCCCTTTATACGGGGTTGGGAACTGGTACGGTTTTTATCAGTTCGATGTTGCTGATGAATCACGCGCTTACCCTCGCGCCCATCGGTTCTGTTGTTACGGCTTTCCGAATGTCCATTGTCATGCCTATTGTATTGGGCATTTATCTCTGGGGCGAATCCATGGCCCCAACGCAGTTTGTGGGGTTGCTTCTCGCGCTCAGTGCTCTGGCACTTATGACTTCTCATCCGGGCAGAACCGCGCAAGTCAGAGGAATAAAAGCATTTGGTTTGCTTATCGCGGTTTGTTTCTGTCAGGGCATAAGCCATACGTGTTTGCGGTCTGTTCACTACAATGGTCTCGATCCCGTCTATCTGCATGTCTTGATGTTTATCGGAGCAACTGCTGGACTGATGGGTGGTGTTGTCATTGCTCTGAAAAAACACCGGCCACAAGGACCTGCGATCAAACTCGGCATTTTTATTGGCCTTTACAATGTTCTGGCGCTTTGCGTCATTATGACGGCATTAAGTAAGTTGCCGGGCACGCTTTTTTTTCCGACATTGGGATGTAGTGTTGTTGTGCTGGATAACCTCTTTGCCCATTTCTACTGGAAAGAACGCCTCGCCCGACCCGCTATTGCCGGTGTGGGGATCGCTGTTCTCGCCGTTCTTCTGGTTTTATAG